GCGTCGCTGATGATGATCGGCTGACGGCCGCAGGATCACGCGCCACGAAAAGTCTGCCGCCAGGCACTCGGCGACACGCCGAAGGCGCGGCCGAAGTGCTGGCGCAGCGACACCGCTGAACCGAAGCCAGCCAGCGCGGCGATGCGCTCGACCGGCTGGTCGGTGGTCTCGAGCAGGCGCTGGCTCAGCGCGAGGCGCTCACCGAGCAGCCAGTCGCCGACCGTGGTACCGGTGATCTGGCGGAAATGGCGGGTGAAGGTGCGGCGGCTCATCAGCGTGCGCGCGGCGAGGCTGTCGAGCGAGTGCGGCTGGTCGAGATGCGCCCGGACCCAGTCGAGCAGATCGGTCAGGCGCGAATCGCGCGGGTGCGCCGGCAGCGGTTGCTCGATGAACTGTGCCTGCCCGCCCTGGCGGTGCGGCGGTGTTACAAGGCGGCGCGCAACACGGTTCGCGATTTCACCGCCGTAGCGCTGGCGCAGCAGATGCAGGCAGCAGTCGATGCCCGCCGCGGTGCCTGCCGAGGTGAGCATGGGGCCGTCCTCGACGTAGAGCACGTCGGCATCCAGCACCACCTTCGGGTAGCGCTGCGCGAAGGCATGTGCCGCCGCCCAGTGGGTGGTCGCGCGGCGACCATCGAGCAAACCGGCGTCGGCCAGCACGAAGGCGCCCAGGCACAGCCCGACCAGTTGGGCGCCGTGCGCATGGGCGGCCCGCAACGCCTCGCACAGCGCCTGCGGCGCGCACTCGGCCGGGTCGCGCCAGCTCGGAACGATCACGATCTGCGCCCGTGCCAGGGCCTCCAGCCCATGATCGACCTGCACCCGGAAGCCCGCCGTGGTGCGCAGCGGGCCGGTTTCGGCGGCGCAGACCTGCAGATCGAAACGCGGTACGCCTGGGTGGGTGTCGCCGAACACCACGCAGGGAACCGACAGGTGGAAGGGGCTGATCTGGTCGAAGGCCACCACGGCGACCACCGGCTTTTCCATCGCTGCACTCCGGGTAGGCACGGGCGGGAGGCCCGACGAAGGGATTGGCCCGATCTTATCGGAGTTTGTCGTTCAGGCCACTCACGTCGCAGGCGGCGCAAGGCGAACAATGCGCCTCACCAATACGCACTTCCCCGCAAGGAGCCCATCCATGAGCAAGGCACTGATCGTCATCGACCTGCAGAACGACTACTTCCCCGACGGCAAATTCCCGCAGTGGCATCCGGAGGAAACGCTCGCCAACGTCGAGCGCGCAATCGAGCAAGCGCGTGCCAAGGGCGTGCCGGTGATCCATGTTCAGCACATCGCCGACGCGTCACGCGGCATCGCGCCCTTTTTCAACGCCGGCACACCGGGGGTCGAGATCCATCCGCGCATTCTCGCCGCGGCCCCGGACGCGCCAGTGGTGGTGAAGCACTTTGCCGATGCCTTCCACGACACCACGCTGAAGGCAACGCTCGACGCGCTGGGCGCAACCGAGCTGCTGGTGTGCGGCATGATGACGCAGAACTGCGTGACCCATACCGCGATCTCGAAGGCCGCCGAGCCCTACGCCGTGACGGTGCTGAGCGACTGCTGCACCACCGTCAGCCAGATGCTTCACCTGATCGCGCTCAACGCGCTGTCGACCCGCGTGACTCTGGCGCTGGCTGCGGATGCGATCTGATCGACCGGTCATCCGGACCGCGGATGCGTCGCCGCACTGACACATCCGCAGCGATTTTGGGGTGCCCGCGCGCGCAAGCTTTCTGCAACGCAGCATCCGAACCCCTTGCGAGGTGTGGTGTCGAAGGCCTGACTTCGGCAATTTTGTTGCCCTGAACTTGCCCACACCCCGCGTAAGGTCTTGAATTTCCGGGTGCATGGGCCGGGTTGGCGGGATAAAATGGCCGGCTTCCCCAGAAGCGTGCCGTGCCGCACACAAACAGGACCGCCTGATGCAAGCCGCCCCCGAGTTCGTCCGCGAGACCCCTGCGCCGACCCGCCTGCGCGAGATTCCCTACAACTACACCTCCTTCTCCGATCGCGAGATCGTGATCCGCCTGCTCGGCGAGGAGATGTGGTCGGTGCTCGAATCCCTGCGCGCCGAGCGGGTGACTGGCCGTTCCGCCCGGATGCTTTACGAGGTACTGGGCGACATCTGGGTCGTGCAGCGCAATCCCT
This region of Niveibacterium umoris genomic DNA includes:
- a CDS encoding helix-turn-helix domain-containing protein, translated to MEKPVVAVVAFDQISPFHLSVPCVVFGDTHPGVPRFDLQVCAAETGPLRTTAGFRVQVDHGLEALARAQIVIVPSWRDPAECAPQALCEALRAAHAHGAQLVGLCLGAFVLADAGLLDGRRATTHWAAAHAFAQRYPKVVLDADVLYVEDGPMLTSAGTAAGIDCCLHLLRQRYGGEIANRVARRLVTPPHRQGGQAQFIEQPLPAHPRDSRLTDLLDWVRAHLDQPHSLDSLAARTLMSRRTFTRHFRQITGTTVGDWLLGERLALSQRLLETTDQPVERIAALAGFGSAVSLRQHFGRAFGVSPSAWRQTFRGA
- a CDS encoding cysteine hydrolase family protein, with translation MSKALIVIDLQNDYFPDGKFPQWHPEETLANVERAIEQARAKGVPVIHVQHIADASRGIAPFFNAGTPGVEIHPRILAAAPDAPVVVKHFADAFHDTTLKATLDALGATELLVCGMMTQNCVTHTAISKAAEPYAVTVLSDCCTTVSQMLHLIALNALSTRVTLALAADAI